Sequence from the Helianthus annuus cultivar XRQ/B chromosome 13, HanXRQr2.0-SUNRISE, whole genome shotgun sequence genome:
CATTTAGACTGGTTCTTCCTGTGGTAaaggaaaaaaacaaaaacatgaaaCCTTTTTTTGCTGCTTGATTATATCTCCATCTAAATGCCGACTGAACAGAGCACGAATCATCGACACGTCTCTCCTCTGTCTCGTTTCCTTGCTTGGAGATGTAAAAGAGGAATTAGTAATAAATAAGTCGCTGACTTCTTTCATAAGAGACGGTCTCCTGCATGACTGCTTTAAATATTCATCTCCCATGCAGATCGGAGATGACTCTTTTAACGGTGTTCCATGGCTTACAGGAGTAGTGCATACCGAAAGATTTTGTTCAACTCTTTCTCGCATTGACCCTTTGCCTTGTTTGGTCAAAGTAGTAGCTTTTGACCTTGTTAATCTAGAGATTGATTGTGTACTGATTTCTTTTCTGGTAGATGATAACCTTCGACTAGTTCTTTTGCCTTTTGGATAGAATCCCGTAAGGATGTTTACCTCCTTGTTTGGCTCGTTATTTTTTACAGATTGCCTCGTTGTACGAGCACACTGTTTTTTTACTGACATCTGGTCAGCAGATGAAACCGGAGCATCTACGCTGTCGAGTTCTCTTCTTTTCCGTGGCATCTTTCCTGTTCTTTTTGCCCCATCAAACGCCACATTGTCAAAATTCTCACGCGTTTTAGCAGCCAACTTGGTGCGCGTCACTCCCTTTGACCGATCACTACTCATCTTTGACTTTGACCGTGTTGTTCTGACTCCGTCATTAGACAAGGGTAGGGGTTGACTTTTATCAGGATCAGTTTCTTGCAACCCAAAGCATAAGTCTTCCATTGCttcagcagccatttgagtgTCGAACCGAACATCGGCCGTTTCTTGAATCGTTCTACGAATATCCGTGCCACTTGGCATTGGCTTATCTGTTGAAACATTATCCAATTCTTTTATAAGATTCTTCCGCAAAGTCAATTCCTTTATGACCGTTCCTAAGCTTTTCTTTGCTTTAtgattttctttatttttacCCGACGCCAATTTCGTATCCGATTGTCGCAACTTTCTACTGCTTTTAGACAGAACAGAAGATTTTAGCTTCCGACTTCCGCTAGCAAAGAACACTTCCTTCTTTTTTCTAAAAAATTCGCCTCCTCCTTCATCTTCAACATTATCATCCCAACAAAACGCCTGTCGTTTATCAACCGCATCGATAAGACTAGCACTTTTGGCAAAAGTTTGAGCCCCTTTAGCACTTGAAACCGAAACCGGCTTTGATTTGCCTCCGGTTGACCGTCCAATGCCGAAACCATCATCACATTCGATATTAACTTTCAGAAAGTTATCCACAAAGTTAAGTGCGTTTGCTTGTGACGCATCCCCAGGTTCTTGAGAATCAATATAGCTTAACTGACCCAACTCACTATCCAATACAGGCGAGTTAGCTGCTCCGCCAAGGTCAATTTTGTCATTTACCTCTTTTGTTCCAGTTTCCGCAAGTGTATCCTCATCGAAAAGTTTTCTTGCAGTTGACCTACCAAATTCACACCTATTTTGGTTGACCTTCTCCAGGTCATGAGATTGACTTTCTCCGGAGAGTACTCTTCGATGTTCAATGTCGGGTTCGGAATTCAAAGTGGGATGTGATGGAGTGTTACTTCGTTTAGAAGCCTTGTTGAGTGCTGCCAGGCCTGCAGCCCGCATAGATGCTGCACGAATTGACGTAAAGCTTTTGAAACCGATGCCTGCCATGTAAATAACATAAAAGTTATGTTAAGAAAACATTTGCTTATAAATGGATTGATTTGGACCATGATTTGTCAACATGTCAGACGCGTAAAAGATGAAGATAGCTATAAAGGAAAGGGGTTGAATGCGATGTTAGGGGCCCAAAGCCAAAATGTATTTTGGTGCATCAAACCTCATAAAAGTTTTATATTAAAGAATTTTGGACATGCATAATTATTATACTTTAACATTTATCATCAATAATATGTTTAAAGTGTAATAAATTTATGCATATCCTTACCCTTAAACGTAGCCCCTCCCCCTTAGGGATATGTATAGTAAAACTCTAATTCTGATTTAGGGGTATTAAAAAATCGTTGAAACCGACCAAACGGAAGCAAATCAAACGGTTTGAGATCCAAACACTTCGGTTTTCGCAGTTTTGTGGTTTGATCCGGTCTGAAGCCTAAAACAGTCTGTTACTCTATTTAACTTTCATTATTcatatatttttctttcatttttggAATATGTAGTTATGTATATCTTATAATCATGAACTATCCTTatcattttaaaattttaaattactAACTAATGACTTTAATAGATTAGTTAAACCACAACACCAGTAAAACCGGCAGGTCTAGACGACCAACCCAACCCATCTGATTTGATTTGTTGTTTCCCAATTCCGTAGCTACCGGTTTAGCCTAGTATTTTGTCCAAATTGGTAACACCCCTAAATTTAAATTACTATTTTATAataaagtgatttaagtaacagTCTTAAACTAATTGTTTATAAAAAGTTCAATTTTAACAAAGTGTTTTCAGGTGAACCATTAACACCCCATCCCGAGTCCCGACCCATCAAACTTGCCACCTCTAAATTTTACCAACTACCAGAAGTGTGTTTTTCACTCCTTTCGCAATCCGTATTTGACTTGCAATCCTTCATATCCTCCTTGCACTGATGCAAATCCTTCGCGCGCTCTACGTCTGCCGAATTAACGCATTCTCTCCTACCCGAACCATCATCCGAAGCTTCATCAGAGTCATCCACAATTTCAGTCTTACCACTTCCGTCATGATCACTAACCACAACTTCTTCAGTATCATAACCATCAAACAACTGAGTCTCGTCTCTTTCAACAGAGTCAAACATGTCCATTACGTCATCCCCAATGTCCACCACTTGAGTCTCACCGCAAAGGTTAACCAGTTGCGTCTCACCATCAAGATCCATCACTTGGGTCTCACCATCATGATCCATCACTTGGGTTGCTAAATCATCTCCACACATGACGGTGTCATCAAAAGGAACAGTGTTTTGTATATAATGCAACTGCTCTGTATCACCATTGCCTCTGTTACCTAATTTGTATAAGTATATCAGCAAACAGGAATTATTGAATTATTATATTATGTAAGAGGAGATCATAAGAAAACTACAAAAGATACTTAAAAACTTCGAGAAACCCACTTTTTTAAAAGAACCTTTTAATTAGTTTTTTCCATTCTTTTTATATGTTACTATTTTTTGGCAAAATgtttcattatcatcatcatactcgctaaatcccaccaatagcaaagctaaggtagggtctgaggagggtaagatgtagacagccttacctctaccccgtaggaatagagaggctgcttccagtgagaccccggcTCAATAGTAGTTTTGCATGAAGCCTTGGAcgtaaggcacataacactcagcaattaagaCAAAAGGCTGGTTAGTGACAAAAtgcttaaaaaataaaataagataaaacaATATATGTAGATCACTGAGCTACATATGTAGCTCATgaactacatatatatatacacctcATACATGTATATATGTAGCTCATCAATCTacatatttttttagtttttttgggTGAGATACTGTACAAATGAAATTAATATACTAAGCATACAAATAACTAGAGAAATTATTATTACTCTACATTTTTTAAGCAGAGTAATTCCATTTACACTACAGAAAAATGAGTAGCAatagttaggggctgtttggcaacatctgaatggttaagtgttgaaccagtaagagatagcaagaggtctgaaccattaagtgctgaaccagtaatatgtctgaaccattaagagcctgtataatgcttaaccgttcagagtcAAATGTCTGAACAATTCAGATTATAGGTCTTAACCATTCCGACTCTTTTTAATGCTTAACCATTCGgtggcaaatgtctgaaccattaagtgctgcaCCAGTGTAACAGGTCTGAACCATGAGCATCATTAAGAGATAAACAATAAGCCCCTTACTCTAGTTTAAAAACTGTAGTGTAATAATAACTAAATTAGTGTCAGCATGTTTACTCTAGTTATTTGTATGCCTTATTTTTACAGTACTAACCTTATAATTAAGAAAAATAAAAGAATTTGATCAGTTGATAGTAATTTCTAGTGGTTTTCTCATGAACCTAACCCTAAATTCTTACCGAATGATGAAGATGGAGATTCAACAAACTGGCTATCAAACACCTGCGTATCTTCACCGCCAAAATCCCAAGTGCTGCTATCGGATTCGGTTGATTTATCGGCGTCATCATCAGCCATGGTATTTCACCTGTGTAGACAAAATTGTAACTGAAAATCGTTAATTTGACAATTCAATTGCAAAATTAGAGGTACTGGAACAGGTGAAAACATTACAGGAAAGTGTTAGTGGTGTTCACGTGTGATGAAAGAGATGATGAGGTGTGAGAGTGGGATCAgagttagggttagggttttgtTGTTCATTGTTGGAAACAGAGGGACATTTGGGGAAAGTGGTGGAATTGGGATAATCAAATGTGTTGTTTAGATGGAAAATTATTTTATGAATCTATGATAGTCGTTACAAGTTTATGTTAAGGTTATGGTTTGGCAAAATTAGCTGGTGACTGAAAGCAGCTGTAACTGGAActtttaataaaattaataaaataattaaaggcTGGTGGCTGGAAGTTGTAGTTTTAGAGTAGCTGGAGcctttaataaaatgtataaaataatcaaaataggtagaaataaaaaaacataatactaaacataatcacacacacacaaatatatatatatatatatatatatatagagagagagagagaaacgggatCAGAAGAAAACGCTCAAatgtgtgagaacggtgagaacgcttcctggcctaacacgtgtcacgctgcttagaaaagggcggagaggttttttttgtcatttcatcttctgcttttccagttccgcttttcccaatattgttggtttttaagatttttggcgttaaccaaattcaatatttaatggcgtttaatggtttcatcttattaacattttggcgtttatggcgtttattcaaaTCTTATGCCATTGCAACCCAGGGGTcaggaaatctatttgaatgacgtttttcaaggcgttttaaacaagttggcccattgttctattatttcttataaacattttggcgttttggttatcttggcgttttacaattgttGGAATATATTTCAGCCCCAGtagaaaaaaaatacaagcgaagaaaataaattaaaaattctaatcggatctctcttcacaatattcactgtcatcagtctctttgctctttaatagtacaagaactgacaccaaaatatggcgttttatgtaaaacttaaca
This genomic interval carries:
- the LOC110899211 gene encoding uncharacterized protein LOC110899211 isoform X3; protein product: MCGDDLATQVMDHDGETQVMDLDGETQLVNLCGETQVVDIGDDVMDMFDSVERDETQLFDGYDTEEVVVSDHDGSGKTEIVDDSDEASDDGSGRRECVNSADVERAKDLHQCKEDMKDCKSNTDCERSEKHTSGSIGFKSFTSIRAASMRAAGLAALNKASKRSNTPSHPTLNSEPDIEHRRVLSGESQSHDLEKVNQNRCEFGRSTARKLFDEDTLAETGTKEVNDKIDLGGAANSPVLDSELGQLSYIDSQEPGDASQANALNFVDNFLKVNIECDDGFGIGRSTGGKSKPVSVSSAKGAQTFAKSASLIDAVDKRQAFCWDDNVEDEGGGEFFRKKKEVFFASGSRKLKSSVLSKSSRKLRQSDTKLASGKNKENHKAKKSLGTVIKELTLRKNLIKELDNVSTDKPMPSGTDIRRTIQETADVRFDTQMAAEAMEDLCFGLQETDPDKSQPLPLSNDGVRTTRSKSKMSSDRSKGVTRTKLAAKTRENFDNVAFDGAKRTGKMPRKRRELDSVDAPVSSADQMSVKKQCARTTRQSVKNNEPNKEVNILTGFYPKGKRTSRRLSSTRKEISTQSISRLTRSKATTLTKQGKGSMRERVEQNLSVCTTPVSHGTPLKESSPICMGDEYLKQSCRRPSLMKEVSDLFITNSSFTSPSKETRQRRDVSMIRALFSRHLDGDIIKQQKKILSRLGASESSSMSDATHFIADSFTRTRNMLEAIALGKPIVTHLWLESCGQACCHIDEKKFILRDAKKEKELGFSIPSSLARASQHPLLKGHRVLITPNTKPGKEILSCLVKAVHGMVVERLGRSLLNDDKVPEGLLILSCEEDYAVSLPFLEKGIAIYSSELLLNGIVTQRLEYERHRLFLDHVKRTRSTIWLKKDDNQYKPVGKVK
- the LOC110899211 gene encoding uncharacterized protein LOC110899211 isoform X2; amino-acid sequence: MADDDADKSTESDSSTWDFGGEDTQVFDSQFVESPSSSFGNRGNGDTEQLHYIQNTVPFDDTVMCGDDLATQVMDHDGETQVMDLDGETQLVNLCGETQVVDIGDDVMDMFDSVERDETQLFDGYDTEEVVVSDHDGSGKTEIVDDSDEASDDGSGRRECVNSADVERAKDLHQCKEDMKDCKSNTDCERSEKHTSGIGFKSFTSIRAASMRAAGLAALNKASKRSNTPSHPTLNSEPDIEHRRVLSGESQSHDLEKVNQNRCEFGRSTARKLFDEDTLAETGTKEVNDKIDLGGAANSPVLDSELGQLSYIDSQEPGDASQANALNFVDNFLKVNIECDDGFGIGRSTGGKSKPVSVSSAKGAQTFAKSASLIDAVDKRQAFCWDDNVEDEGGGEFFRKKKEVFFASGSRKLKSSVLSKSSRKLRQSDTKLASGKNKENHKAKKSLGTVIKELTLRKNLIKELDNVSTDKPMPSGTDIRRTIQETADVRFDTQMAAEAMEDLCFGLQETDPDKSQPLPLSNDGVRTTRSKSKMSSDRSKGVTRTKLAAKTRENFDNVAFDGAKRTGKMPRKRRELDSVDAPVSSADQMSVKKQCARTTRQSVKNNEPNKEVNILTGFYPKGKRTSRRLSSTRKEISTQSISRLTRSKATTLTKQGKGSMRERVEQNLSVCTTPVSHGTPLKESSPICMGDEYLKQSCRRPSLMKEVSDLFITNSSFTSPSKETRQRRDVSMIRALFSRHLDGDIIKQQKKILSRLGASESSSMSDATHFIADSFTRTRNMLEAIALGKPIVTHLWLESCGQACCHIDEKKFILRDAKKEKELGFSIPSSLARASQHPLLKGHRVLITPNTKPGKEILSCLVKAVHGMVVERLGRSLLNDDKVPEGLLILSCEEDYAVSLPFLEKGIAIYSSELLLNGIVTQRLEYERHRLFLDHVKRTRSTIWLKKDDNQYKPVGKVK
- the LOC110899211 gene encoding uncharacterized protein LOC110899211 isoform X1, translated to MADDDADKSTESDSSTWDFGGEDTQVFDSQFVESPSSSFGNRGNGDTEQLHYIQNTVPFDDTVMCGDDLATQVMDHDGETQVMDLDGETQLVNLCGETQVVDIGDDVMDMFDSVERDETQLFDGYDTEEVVVSDHDGSGKTEIVDDSDEASDDGSGRRECVNSADVERAKDLHQCKEDMKDCKSNTDCERSEKHTSGSIGFKSFTSIRAASMRAAGLAALNKASKRSNTPSHPTLNSEPDIEHRRVLSGESQSHDLEKVNQNRCEFGRSTARKLFDEDTLAETGTKEVNDKIDLGGAANSPVLDSELGQLSYIDSQEPGDASQANALNFVDNFLKVNIECDDGFGIGRSTGGKSKPVSVSSAKGAQTFAKSASLIDAVDKRQAFCWDDNVEDEGGGEFFRKKKEVFFASGSRKLKSSVLSKSSRKLRQSDTKLASGKNKENHKAKKSLGTVIKELTLRKNLIKELDNVSTDKPMPSGTDIRRTIQETADVRFDTQMAAEAMEDLCFGLQETDPDKSQPLPLSNDGVRTTRSKSKMSSDRSKGVTRTKLAAKTRENFDNVAFDGAKRTGKMPRKRRELDSVDAPVSSADQMSVKKQCARTTRQSVKNNEPNKEVNILTGFYPKGKRTSRRLSSTRKEISTQSISRLTRSKATTLTKQGKGSMRERVEQNLSVCTTPVSHGTPLKESSPICMGDEYLKQSCRRPSLMKEVSDLFITNSSFTSPSKETRQRRDVSMIRALFSRHLDGDIIKQQKKILSRLGASESSSMSDATHFIADSFTRTRNMLEAIALGKPIVTHLWLESCGQACCHIDEKKFILRDAKKEKELGFSIPSSLARASQHPLLKGHRVLITPNTKPGKEILSCLVKAVHGMVVERLGRSLLNDDKVPEGLLILSCEEDYAVSLPFLEKGIAIYSSELLLNGIVTQRLEYERHRLFLDHVKRTRSTIWLKKDDNQYKPVGKVK